In the Sus scrofa isolate TJ Tabasco breed Duroc chromosome 7, Sscrofa11.1, whole genome shotgun sequence genome, one interval contains:
- the LOC100152712 gene encoding olfactory receptor 4N5 produces the protein MERENSTVVTEFILLGLTQSQGTQLLVFTLVLIFYFIILPGNFLIILTIRSDPGLPAPLYFFLGNLAFLDASYFFIVAPRMLVDFLSEKKVISYRGCITQLFFLHFLGAGEMFLLVVMAFDRYIAICRPLHYSTVMNPRACYALLVALWLGGFTHSIVQVALILYLPFCGQNQLDNFFCDVPQVIKLACTDTFVVEFLMVSNNGLLSLLCFLGLLASYAVILCHVKGHSSEGKNKALSACTTHIIIVFLMFGPAIFIYTHPFRAVPADKVVSLFHTVIFPLMNPVIYTLHNQEVKASMRRLLSQHMVCWMQ, from the coding sequence atggagagggagaaTAGCACAGTAGTAACCGAATTCATCCTCCTTGGTCTGACTCAGTCTCAAGGTACTCAACTACTGGTCTTCACTCTAGTCTTAATTTTCTACTTCATTATCCttcctggaaacttcctcatcatcctcaccatcaggTCAGACCCTGGCCTCCCAGCTCCACTCTACTTCTTTCTGGGCAACTTGGCCTTCCTGGATGCATCCTACTTCTTCATTGTGGCTCCCAGGATGCTGGTGGACTTCCTCTCTGAGAAGAAGGTGATCTCCTACAGAGGCTGCATCACTCAGCTCTTTTTCTTGCATTTCCTTGGAGCGGGGGAGATGTTCCTTCTTGTTGTGATGGCCTTTGACCGCTACATTGCCATCTGTCGTCCTTTACATTACTCAACTGTCATGAACCCCAGGGCCTGCTATGCCTTGCTCGTGGCTCTGTGGCTTGGAGGCTTTACTCATTCCATTGTACAAGTGGCTCTTATTCTTTACCTGCCCTTCTGTGGCCAAAACCAGCTGGACAACTTCTTCTGTGATGTGCCGCAGGTCATCAAGCTGGCCTGCACCGACACCTTTGTGGTGGAGTTCCTGATGGTTTCCAACAATGGCCTGCTAAGCCtcctttgctttctagggcttCTGGCCTCCTATGCAGTCATCCTCTGCCATGTAAAGGGACACTCCTCTGAAGGGAAGAACAAGGCTCTTTCCGCATGCACCACACACATTATCATTGTGTTTCTCATGTTTGGACCTGCCATTTTCATCTACACTCACCCTTTCAGAGCCGTTCCAGCTGACAAAGTGGTTTCCCTTTTTCACACTGTAATCTTTCCTCTGATGAATCCTGTAATTTATACTCTTCACAACCAGGAAGTAAAAGCTTCCATGAGGAGATTATTGAGTCAGCATATGGTTTGCTGGATGCAATAG